A part of Pararoseomonas sp. SCSIO 73927 genomic DNA contains:
- a CDS encoding urease subunit beta, whose product MIPGEVFPAEGEIELNAGRPVTEMEVANTGDRPVQVGSHYHFAETNPELAFDRAAARGMRLDIAAGTAVRFEPGQTRLVRLIPYAGARIVHGFRGDVEGKL is encoded by the coding sequence ATGATCCCTGGAGAGGTTTTTCCCGCTGAAGGCGAGATCGAGCTGAACGCGGGGCGGCCCGTGACGGAGATGGAGGTCGCCAACACCGGCGACCGCCCCGTGCAGGTGGGCAGTCACTACCACTTCGCCGAGACGAACCCGGAACTGGCCTTCGACCGGGCGGCGGCGCGCGGGATGCGGCTGGACATCGCGGCCGGCACCGCCGTGCGCTTCGAGCCCGGGCAGACGCGGCTGGTGCGGCTGATCCCCTATGCCGGGGCGCGGATCGTGCATGGGTTCCGCGGCGACGTGGAAGGGAAGTTGTAA
- a CDS encoding helix-turn-helix domain-containing protein: MARTRHDRLDCSPGCAVEATLALIDGKWKGVILHHLGEGTMRFSEIGRRLPSVTQRMLTNQLRELEADGLIARRVYAEVPPRVEYSLSERGRSLAPVIRALREWGDEHVMAALQKAA; encoded by the coding sequence ATGGCCCGCACCCGGCACGATCGCCTGGATTGCAGCCCGGGCTGCGCGGTGGAGGCGACGCTCGCCCTCATCGACGGCAAGTGGAAGGGCGTGATCCTGCACCACCTCGGCGAGGGGACGATGCGCTTCAGCGAGATCGGCCGCCGGCTGCCGAGCGTGACGCAGCGCATGCTGACGAACCAGTTGCGGGAGTTGGAGGCGGACGGGTTAATCGCGCGCCGCGTCTATGCCGAGGTGCCGCCGCGCGTGGAGTACAGCCTTTCCGAGCGCGGGCGGAGCCTGGCGCCGGTGATCCGGGCGCTGCGGGAGTGGGGAGACGAGCACGTGATGGCGGCGTTGCAGAAGGCGGCGTGA
- the ureC gene encoding urease subunit alpha translates to MPARISRSAYAGMYGPTTGDRVRLADTDIIVEVERDLTTYGEEVKFGGGKVIRDGMGQSQLGRDEGAMDTVITNALILDHTGIYKADVGLRDGRIAAIGKAGNPDTQPGVDIIIGPTTEIIACEGRILTSGGIDVHIHFICPQQIEEALASGVTTMFGGGTGPAHGTLATTATPGAFHLARMLQAAEGFPMNLGFLSKGNAALPKGLEEQILAGAAGMKLHEDWGTTPKAIDTCLAVADALDVQVAIHTDTLNESGFVESTIRAIGGRTIQAFHTEGAGGGHAPDILRLVGEANVLPSSTNPTMPYTVNTLDEHLDMLMVCHHLDPRIPEDVAFAESRIRRETIAAEDILHDLGAISMMSSDSQAMGRVGEVIIRTWQTAHKMKQQRGRLAGEVGDNDNLRARRYLAKYTINPAISQGIADHVGSVEVGKLADLVMWSPAFFGVKPEMVLKCGTIAMAPMGDPNASIPTPQPVHYRPMFGAFGRALPAVGVTFTSGAAMEAGIGERLRLERPLLAVRNTRRGISKRDMVLNDLCPRIEVDAETYEVRADGELLVCEPATVLPMAQRYFLF, encoded by the coding sequence ATGCCCGCCAGGATTTCCCGCTCGGCCTATGCCGGCATGTACGGGCCGACCACGGGAGACCGGGTCCGGCTGGCGGATACCGACATCATCGTCGAGGTGGAGCGCGACCTCACCACCTATGGTGAGGAGGTGAAGTTCGGCGGCGGCAAGGTGATCCGCGACGGGATGGGGCAATCCCAGCTCGGGCGCGACGAGGGCGCCATGGACACCGTGATCACCAACGCGCTGATCCTCGACCATACCGGCATCTACAAGGCCGATGTGGGGCTGCGGGACGGGCGGATCGCGGCCATCGGCAAGGCGGGGAACCCCGATACGCAGCCGGGCGTCGATATCATCATCGGGCCGACGACGGAGATCATCGCCTGCGAGGGGCGGATCCTGACCTCTGGCGGGATCGACGTGCACATCCACTTCATCTGCCCGCAACAGATCGAGGAGGCGCTAGCCTCCGGCGTGACGACGATGTTCGGCGGCGGCACGGGGCCGGCGCACGGGACGCTGGCGACGACGGCGACGCCGGGCGCGTTCCACCTCGCGCGCATGCTGCAGGCGGCGGAGGGTTTCCCGATGAACCTGGGCTTCCTCAGCAAGGGCAATGCGGCCCTGCCGAAGGGGTTGGAGGAGCAGATCCTGGCCGGCGCGGCGGGGATGAAGCTGCACGAGGACTGGGGGACGACGCCGAAGGCGATCGACACCTGCCTGGCGGTGGCGGACGCGCTGGACGTGCAGGTGGCCATCCACACGGACACGCTGAACGAGAGCGGCTTCGTGGAGAGCACGATCAGGGCGATCGGCGGGCGCACCATCCAGGCCTTCCACACGGAGGGCGCGGGCGGCGGGCACGCGCCGGATATCCTGCGGCTGGTCGGGGAGGCGAACGTGCTGCCTTCCTCCACCAACCCCACCATGCCCTACACGGTGAACACGCTGGACGAGCATCTGGACATGCTCATGGTGTGCCATCACCTCGATCCGCGCATCCCCGAGGACGTGGCCTTCGCGGAGAGCCGCATCCGGCGCGAGACGATCGCGGCGGAGGACATTCTGCACGACCTCGGCGCTATCTCCATGATGTCGTCCGACAGCCAGGCGATGGGGCGGGTGGGCGAGGTGATCATCCGCACCTGGCAGACCGCGCACAAGATGAAGCAGCAGCGCGGGCGCCTGGCGGGCGAGGTGGGCGACAACGATAACCTGCGCGCGCGGCGCTACCTCGCGAAGTACACGATCAACCCCGCCATTTCCCAGGGCATCGCCGATCATGTCGGCAGCGTGGAGGTGGGGAAGCTGGCGGATCTGGTGATGTGGAGCCCGGCCTTCTTCGGCGTGAAGCCGGAGATGGTGCTGAAATGCGGCACCATCGCCATGGCGCCGATGGGCGATCCCAACGCCTCCATCCCCACGCCGCAGCCCGTGCACTACCGACCGATGTTCGGCGCCTTCGGGCGGGCGCTGCCGGCGGTGGGGGTGACCTTCACCTCCGGGGCGGCGATGGAGGCGGGGATCGGGGAGCGGCTGCGGCTGGAGCGGCCTCTGCTGGCCGTGCGGAACACGCGCCGCGGGATTTCCAAGCGCGACATGGTGCTGAATGACCTGTGTCCCCGCATCGAGGTGGATGCCGAGACCTATGAGGTGCGCGCGGACGGCGAGCTGCTGGTCTGCGAGCCCGCGACGGTGCTGCCGATGGCGCAGCGCTACTTCCTGTTCTGA
- a CDS encoding tripartite tricarboxylate transporter substrate binding protein codes for MPTRRQLGALALTGAVLSRPALAAFPDRPITVVVPFAPGGANDLAGRLLADRIGPILSPEGRALVENRPGGGSAIGAEYVRRARPDGYTLLVGSASTLAVAPASGASAARYHPTQDFTPITVVGTSPLGVVVPTNSGITTVKQLVDRLRAEPGRIGYASSGVGGVSHLGADYLAVLAGTTAQHVPYRGGSQTAESLIKGETLYAVDQLGSVVGQVRDGALRLLAVTTRTRDTNFPDVPTVAEAVLPDYELTTWTVMAGPKDLPDEVAQALSKAANTALAEPRVRERLESTGTTPVPDSTPASTRAFLDREFALYRNIVQKIGLKLD; via the coding sequence ATGCCCACCCGACGCCAACTCGGCGCCCTGGCGCTGACCGGTGCCGTCCTGTCCCGCCCGGCCCTGGCCGCCTTCCCGGACCGGCCCATCACCGTCGTGGTCCCCTTCGCCCCCGGCGGCGCGAACGACCTTGCCGGTCGCCTGCTGGCCGACCGCATCGGCCCGATCCTCTCGCCCGAGGGCCGCGCCCTGGTGGAGAACCGCCCCGGCGGCGGCAGCGCGATCGGCGCCGAGTACGTCCGCCGCGCGAGGCCGGACGGCTACACCCTGCTGGTGGGTTCGGCTTCCACCCTCGCCGTCGCCCCCGCCTCCGGCGCCAGCGCGGCGCGCTACCACCCCACGCAGGATTTCACGCCGATCACGGTCGTCGGCACCAGCCCGCTCGGCGTCGTGGTCCCCACCAATTCTGGCATCACCACGGTCAAGCAGCTCGTGGACCGGCTGCGGGCGGAGCCCGGCCGCATCGGCTACGCCAGCTCCGGCGTCGGCGGCGTCTCGCATCTCGGCGCGGACTACCTCGCCGTCTTGGCCGGCACCACCGCGCAGCACGTCCCCTATCGCGGCGGCTCGCAGACCGCGGAATCCCTCATCAAGGGCGAGACCCTCTACGCCGTGGACCAGCTCGGCTCCGTCGTCGGCCAGGTGCGGGACGGCGCGCTGCGGCTGCTGGCCGTGACCACCCGCACCCGCGACACGAACTTCCCGGACGTGCCCACGGTGGCAGAGGCCGTGCTGCCCGACTACGAGCTGACCACCTGGACCGTGATGGCCGGTCCCAAGGACCTGCCGGACGAGGTGGCGCAGGCCCTCAGCAAGGCCGCCAACACGGCGCTGGCCGAGCCCCGCGTGCGCGAGCGGCTGGAGAGCACGGGCACCACCCCGGTGCCGGACAGCACCCCCGCCTCCACCCGCGCCTTCCTGGACCGCGAGTTCGCGCTCTACCGCAACATCGTGCAGAAGATCGGCCTGAAGCTCGACTAG
- a CDS encoding urease subunit gamma — protein sequence MHLTPREKDKLLIAMAASVARRRLERGVRLNHPEAVALVSDFVVEGARDGRSVAELMRDGATVITRDQVMEGVAEMIHEIQVEATFPDGTKLVTVHQPIR from the coding sequence ATGCACCTGACCCCGCGCGAGAAGGACAAGCTGCTGATTGCCATGGCCGCCAGCGTGGCGCGGCGCCGGCTGGAGCGGGGCGTGCGGCTGAACCATCCGGAGGCGGTGGCGCTGGTGTCCGATTTCGTGGTGGAGGGCGCGCGGGACGGGCGCAGCGTGGCGGAGCTGATGCGCGACGGCGCCACAGTGATCACGCGGGACCAGGTGATGGAGGGCGTGGCCGAGATGATCCACGAGATCCAGGTGGAGGCGACCTTCCCTGACGGGACGAAGCTCGTCACCGTCCATCAGCCGATCCGTTGA
- a CDS encoding urease accessory protein UreD, with the protein MTAAEPRHQRADGGAEIVFGLSGGRTALRHLYQSSPMRVLFPDAEPGLPITGALVNTAGGLAGGDVVRMQARVEEGAAATLCTPAAEKLYRSLGPETRIETALHVGPGAVLEWLPQETILFDRARLRRRLDVELAPGARLLATEMLVFGRAARGERFREGFLHDSWRLRVDGRLRWADALRIEAPEEALEDRFGFAGAGGFATLLYAGADAASHLSVMRDLAGPLGAATIPREGVVLIRWLGPAMPVRAALAAAISALRAALFGLPPVLPRLWTT; encoded by the coding sequence GTGACGGCCGCCGAGCCGCGCCATCAGCGGGCGGATGGCGGCGCCGAGATTGTCTTCGGCCTATCCGGCGGGCGCACGGCGCTGCGCCACCTCTACCAGTCCTCTCCGATGCGCGTGCTGTTCCCGGATGCGGAGCCGGGCCTGCCGATCACGGGCGCGCTGGTGAACACGGCGGGCGGCCTGGCCGGGGGAGACGTGGTCCGCATGCAGGCGCGGGTGGAGGAGGGGGCGGCGGCCACGCTTTGCACCCCGGCGGCAGAGAAGCTGTACCGCTCCCTCGGGCCGGAGACGCGGATCGAGACGGCGCTGCATGTGGGGCCGGGCGCGGTGCTGGAATGGCTGCCGCAGGAGACGATCCTGTTCGACCGCGCACGGCTGCGGCGGCGGCTGGACGTGGAGCTGGCACCTGGCGCGCGGCTGCTGGCGACGGAGATGCTGGTGTTCGGCCGCGCGGCGAGGGGGGAGCGGTTTCGCGAGGGGTTCCTGCATGATTCCTGGCGCCTGCGGGTGGATGGTCGGCTGCGCTGGGCCGATGCGCTGCGGATCGAGGCGCCGGAGGAGGCGTTGGAGGACCGCTTCGGCTTCGCGGGGGCGGGCGGGTTCGCCACGCTGCTCTATGCGGGGGCGGATGCGGCTTCGCACCTGTCCGTCATGCGCGATCTCGCCGGTCCGCTGGGTGCCGCGACCATTCCGCGTGAAGGGGTGGTGCTGATCCGTTGGCTGGGCCCGGCCATGCCGGTGCGGGCCGCCCTGGCGGCGGCGATCTCCGCCCTGCGCGCGGCGCTGTTCGGGCTGCCGCCGGTTCTGCCACGGCTCTGGACCACCTGA
- a CDS encoding TetR/AcrR family transcriptional regulator, whose amino-acid sequence MAASATPKRRIGRRPADPDGVSTQDGILAVAEQVFADHGYVAASLREIAERADVTQALIIYYFGSKQGLFETLFKRRGLEVSNERQALLDALLARAEPPTVRDLITAYLTPQFKLRGQGSDAIAFVRMQARLHHEPDELALRLRREVYDFSTRNYIAALERAAPGIDAADAHWRMMFAVGTYLYMLSGFDRLAEVSQGRFSTEDTEEVVRRLTDFLVGGFTAPSSR is encoded by the coding sequence GTGGCGGCATCGGCCACGCCGAAGAGGAGGATCGGCCGGCGCCCGGCCGATCCCGATGGCGTCTCCACCCAGGACGGCATCCTGGCCGTGGCCGAGCAGGTTTTTGCCGATCACGGCTACGTCGCCGCCTCGCTGCGCGAGATCGCGGAGCGGGCGGATGTGACGCAGGCGCTGATCATCTACTACTTCGGCAGCAAGCAGGGGTTGTTCGAAACGCTGTTCAAGCGGCGGGGGCTGGAGGTCTCGAACGAGCGGCAGGCGCTGCTGGACGCGCTGCTGGCGCGTGCCGAGCCGCCGACGGTGCGGGATCTGATCACCGCCTACCTGACCCCGCAGTTCAAGCTGCGCGGGCAGGGCTCGGACGCCATCGCCTTCGTGCGGATGCAGGCGCGGCTGCACCATGAACCGGACGAGCTGGCGTTGCGGCTGCGGCGCGAGGTCTATGACTTCTCCACCCGCAACTACATCGCGGCGCTGGAGCGCGCGGCGCCGGGGATCGACGCGGCGGACGCGCACTGGCGCATGATGTTCGCGGTGGGCACCTATCTCTACATGCTTTCGGGCTTCGACCGGCTCGCGGAGGTGTCGCAAGGGCGGTTCAGCACGGAAGATACGGAGGAGGTGGTGCGGCGCCTGACGGACTTCCTTGTGGGCGGGTTCACGGCACCGTCCAGCCGGTAG
- a CDS encoding alpha/beta fold hydrolase has product MTDLTTDWATDTGRFDLGDLPVLKGGTIRGATLSWKTHGTLSPARDNVVLYPTSYGATAAELEWLIRPDGVLDPARWFIVQIDMFGNGVSSSPQDTPDYPLLVTAHDNVHAQRRLLRDVLGIERLRAVYGWSMGAQQAYHWAALFPEAVEAVFINCGSARTAVHNQVFTRAQMAILEAAPEYDGHALFSSQPKAALRAFGRNYAGYAMSQDFYRAGLHLSPAAPDLETYLKGWETRYDNKHAANLLAQMRCWNAGDISDNPTYDGDLRAALQAIQARVMLIPGATDLYFRAADNEAERPHLRHAELRPIPSIWGHRAGNPQGHAEDTAFLRRCVDNWLNS; this is encoded by the coding sequence ATGACCGACCTCACGACCGATTGGGCCACCGATACGGGCCGCTTCGACCTCGGCGACCTGCCCGTGCTGAAGGGCGGCACCATCCGCGGCGCCACCCTGAGCTGGAAGACCCACGGCACGCTCTCCCCGGCACGGGACAACGTCGTGCTCTACCCCACCAGCTACGGCGCCACCGCGGCCGAGCTGGAATGGCTGATCCGGCCCGACGGCGTGCTGGACCCCGCTCGCTGGTTCATCGTGCAGATCGACATGTTCGGCAACGGCGTCTCCTCCTCCCCCCAGGACACGCCTGACTACCCCCTCCTCGTCACCGCCCACGACAACGTCCACGCCCAGCGCCGCCTCCTGCGCGACGTGCTGGGGATCGAGCGGCTACGCGCCGTCTACGGCTGGTCCATGGGCGCGCAGCAGGCCTATCACTGGGCCGCGCTCTTCCCCGAGGCGGTGGAGGCCGTGTTCATCAACTGCGGCAGCGCCCGCACCGCCGTGCACAACCAGGTCTTCACCCGCGCCCAGATGGCGATCCTGGAGGCCGCGCCGGAGTATGACGGCCACGCCCTCTTCTCATCCCAGCCGAAAGCCGCCCTACGCGCCTTCGGCCGCAACTACGCGGGCTATGCGATGAGCCAGGACTTCTACCGCGCCGGCCTGCACCTCTCCCCCGCCGCGCCGGACCTGGAAACTTACCTGAAGGGTTGGGAAACTCGCTACGACAACAAGCACGCCGCCAACCTGCTGGCGCAGATGCGCTGCTGGAACGCCGGCGACATCAGCGACAACCCCACCTACGACGGCGACCTGCGGGCCGCCCTCCAGGCCATCCAGGCCCGCGTGATGCTCATCCCCGGCGCCACCGACCTCTACTTCCGCGCCGCCGACAACGAGGCGGAACGCCCCCATCTCCGCCACGCCGAGCTGCGCCCCATCCCCAGCATCTGGGGCCACCGCGCCGGCAATCCCCAGGGCCATGCGGAGGACACCGCCTTCCTGCGCCGCTGCGTGGATAACTGGCTGAATAGTTGA
- a CDS encoding zinc-binding alcohol dehydrogenase family protein: MRAIGYQTSLPINREDSLLDIDLPAPEPRGRDLLVEVRAVSVNPVDTKVRMRAAAEPGGHKVLGWDAAGIVKAVGPDVTRFRPGDAVFYAGDITRPGTNAELHLVDERIVGTKPASLGFAEAAAMPLTAITAWEALFDRLQVKTHAVPGAARALLIVGGAGGVGSITIQLARKLTDLTVIATASRPETRDWALELGAHHVVDHSRPLAAEVAALNLGAPGFVFSTTQTDKHLAEIAELIAPQGRFALIDDPATLDVSVLKRKSISLHWELMYTRSMFGTPDMGEQGALLDEVSRLVDAGTLRTTLTETFGPINAANLRRAHALIESGKARGKVVLEGFGA; encoded by the coding sequence ATGCGTGCCATCGGCTACCAGACCTCCCTCCCCATCAACCGCGAAGACTCCCTCCTCGACATCGACCTCCCCGCCCCCGAGCCGCGCGGCCGCGACCTGCTGGTCGAGGTCCGCGCCGTCTCCGTGAATCCCGTGGACACGAAGGTGCGGATGCGCGCCGCCGCCGAGCCCGGCGGCCACAAGGTGCTGGGCTGGGACGCCGCCGGTATCGTGAAGGCCGTGGGTCCGGACGTCACCCGCTTCCGCCCCGGCGACGCCGTGTTCTATGCCGGCGACATCACCCGGCCCGGCACGAATGCCGAGCTGCACCTGGTGGATGAGCGGATCGTCGGTACCAAGCCCGCCTCGCTCGGCTTCGCGGAAGCCGCCGCCATGCCGCTCACCGCCATCACCGCCTGGGAAGCCCTATTCGACCGGCTGCAGGTGAAGACCCACGCCGTCCCCGGCGCCGCCCGCGCCCTGCTGATCGTCGGCGGCGCCGGCGGTGTGGGCTCCATCACCATCCAGCTCGCCCGCAAGCTGACGGACCTCACCGTCATCGCCACCGCCTCCCGCCCGGAGACGCGGGACTGGGCGCTGGAACTCGGCGCGCACCACGTCGTGGACCACTCCAGGCCGCTCGCCGCCGAAGTCGCCGCCCTGAACCTCGGCGCCCCCGGCTTCGTCTTCTCCACGACCCAGACGGACAAGCACCTGGCCGAGATCGCGGAGCTGATTGCCCCCCAGGGCCGCTTCGCCCTCATCGACGACCCGGCGACGCTCGACGTCAGCGTGCTGAAGCGGAAGAGCATCTCCCTGCACTGGGAGCTGATGTACACCCGATCCATGTTCGGCACCCCCGACATGGGGGAGCAGGGCGCGCTGCTGGACGAGGTCTCCCGCCTCGTGGATGCCGGCACCCTCCGCACCACCCTCACGGAGACCTTCGGCCCCATCAACGCCGCCAACCTCCGCCGCGCCCACGCCCTGATCGAGAGCGGCAAGGCCCGCGGCAAGGTGGTGTTGGAAGGCTTCGGCGCCTGA
- a CDS encoding FAD-dependent monooxygenase, whose translation MSKPRIAIVGAGLGGIAAALLLRKEGFEATLYEQAPAFARLGAGIHVGPNVMKIMRRIGLEGAMEAMGSHPDYWYSRNGADAAILSQIPLGDFARKHYGASYLTVHRGDFHQLMVDAVPSGSLHYNKRLTGIEDRGRDVVLRFEDGTVAEADIVIGADGVNSVIREHMLGAEAPRYTGWVAHRAVFSADRLAKYGFKFDQCVKWWSEDRHMMVYYVTERQDEYYYVTGVPQAEWDMSKAWVQSSQEEMREAFAGYHPMVQALIDACDDITKWPLLERDPLPLWSRGRLVMLGDACHPMKPHMAQGAAMAIEDAAMLARCFGQVGVEDYETAFALYRANRIERASRVQKVSHDNTWLRTNEDPAWVFGYDVFEVPLVEPARVAA comes from the coding sequence ATGAGCAAGCCGCGCATCGCGATCGTCGGGGCGGGGCTGGGCGGGATCGCCGCCGCCCTGCTGCTGCGGAAGGAGGGCTTCGAGGCCACCCTCTACGAACAGGCGCCGGCCTTCGCGCGCCTGGGCGCGGGCATCCATGTCGGGCCGAACGTGATGAAGATCATGCGCCGCATCGGGCTGGAGGGTGCGATGGAGGCGATGGGGTCGCACCCCGACTACTGGTACAGCCGAAACGGGGCGGATGCCGCGATCCTGTCCCAGATTCCGCTGGGCGACTTCGCCCGCAAGCACTACGGCGCCTCCTACCTCACCGTGCATCGCGGTGATTTCCACCAGCTGATGGTGGATGCGGTGCCGTCCGGTTCCCTGCACTACAACAAGCGGCTGACGGGGATCGAGGATCGCGGCCGCGACGTGGTGCTGCGCTTCGAGGACGGAACCGTCGCCGAGGCGGACATCGTGATCGGCGCGGACGGCGTGAACTCCGTGATCCGCGAGCACATGCTCGGCGCGGAGGCGCCGCGCTACACGGGGTGGGTGGCGCACCGCGCCGTGTTCTCCGCCGACCGGCTGGCGAAGTACGGCTTCAAGTTTGACCAGTGCGTGAAGTGGTGGTCCGAGGACCGACACATGATGGTCTACTACGTGACCGAGCGGCAGGACGAGTACTACTACGTCACCGGCGTGCCGCAGGCCGAGTGGGACATGAGCAAGGCCTGGGTGCAGAGCAGCCAGGAGGAGATGCGCGAGGCCTTCGCGGGCTATCATCCGATGGTGCAGGCGCTGATCGACGCCTGCGACGACATCACCAAGTGGCCGCTGCTGGAGCGCGACCCGCTGCCGCTGTGGAGCCGCGGGCGGCTGGTGATGCTCGGCGATGCCTGCCACCCAATGAAGCCGCACATGGCCCAGGGCGCGGCGATGGCGATCGAGGACGCGGCGATGCTGGCGCGCTGCTTCGGCCAGGTGGGCGTGGAGGATTACGAGACGGCCTTCGCGCTGTACCGGGCCAACCGGATCGAGCGGGCCTCCCGCGTGCAGAAGGTGAGCCACGACAACACCTGGCTGCGCACGAACGAGGACCCGGCCTGGGTGTTCGGCTACGACGTGTTCGAGGTGCCGCTGGTCGAGCCCGCCCGCGTGGCCGCCTGA